The genome window ACGGCGTACCCAGGTAATGGCCCGGGATCACGGTGTGCGGTTTCAGGTCTTCAATGCGTTGCAGGGTCGCCAGCCAGTCTTTGTGGGATTGCGCGCTCTGGGTATCGGCCATCCACACATGAATGTTCTCGGCGACGACCACGCCACCGACCACGGCCTTGATCGACGGGATCCACACAAAACTGCGGTCCGGCTGCGCGCCGTCCAGGCCGATCACCTCCAGTTGCTGGCCTTCCAGGCTCAGGCTGTGGCCTTGAAGTACCTGCGGCACGATGGTTTTAGACGGCTTGTCGGCACCCATTTTCGGGCCCCAGAACGCAAGCTTGCCGGCCACGGTCGCCTTGATGTGATCGACCACCGGTTGCGGCGCCAGCACCTTGGCGTCGGGGAAGGCGGCGGTGAGGGTGTCGAGGCCGAAGTAGTAGTCCGGGTCGCCGTGGCTGATGTAGATGGTGGTCAGGTGTTTGCCGCTGGCGCGGATCTTCTGCACCAGTTGTTCGGCCTGGCCTTTGCCGAACTGGGCGTCCAACAGGATCGCATCCTTGGCGCCGCTGACCAGCACCGAGGTGACCGGGAAGATCGCGGCTTCGCCCGGGTTGTACACATCCAGCTTCAGCTCGGCGGCGGCCGCATGGGCGGCGAAGGCCAGGGCGGCGGTGGCCAGGGTCAGGCGCTTGAGGGTTGAGAACATCGGGCAGCTCCAGCATCGGTAAAGGATGCACAGAGCTTAGTTGCACAAAACCAGACTAAAAATGCGATGCTGGGACATAGTTTGTTTCTGAAATCGGGCAAATCATGGATCGTCTTCAAGCAATGCGCGTGTTTGTCACCGTGGTGGACCTGGGCAGCCAGTCCGCCGCCGCCGATCATCTGGACCTGTCGCGCCCGGTGGTGTCGCGCTACCTGGCCGAGCTGGAGGACTGGGTCGGCGCACGTCTGCTGCACCGCACCACGCGCAAGCTCAGCCTCACGGCAGCGGGCGGTGAAACCCTGCCGCGCTGTCGACAATTGCTGGAGCTGTGCTGCGATATGCAGGCCGCCGTCAGCGAGCCCGATGACGCGCCCCGTGGCCTGCTGCGCCTGAGCGTCAGCACCTCGTTCGGCCAGGCGCAATTGGCCGAGGCCATCGCCGAGTACGTCAAGCGTTACCCGTTGGTGACCGTCGACCTGCAAATGCTCGATCGTACGGTGAACCTGGTGGATGAGCGCATCGACCTGGCCATTCGCACCAGCAACGACCTGGACCCCAACCTCATCGCCCGGCGCCTGACCCTGTGCCGTTCGGTGGTATGCGCCTCGCCGGCGTATCTGCTGGCGCATCCAGCGCCGCAGAAAGTCGAAGACCTGGCCGGGCACAACTGCCTCACCCATTCCTATTTCGGCAAGAGCCTGTGGCATTTCGAAGAGCGGGGCGAGCATGTCTCGGTGCCCATCACCGGCAATATCACGTCCAACGAGGCCAGCACCTTGTTGCGTGTGACGCTGGCCGGGGCCGGCGTGGCGATGCTGCCCACTTACCAGGCCGGCGATTACATCCGCCGGGGTGAACTGGTGCGCCTGCTGCCCGACGCCGAGCCCCGGCAGATGAACATCTACGCGGTGTACGCCTCGCGCAAGCACATGCCGTCGGCGCTGCGCAGCCTGTTGGATTTTCTGGTGCTGAGGTTTCCGGAGGAGCCTGCGTGGGACGTTGGTCTGTAGGGCGACATAAACCTGTTGAATGTCGTCCGATAATGGCAACTCGCCCTGGTTGACCTATGCTTTAAACAGCACCGTTTAGATCCGCAGAGGTCTGTGCCATGAGCATTAAAACCAGAAAGTACCTGATGATTGTCACCCTGTGCGCCATCGCCAGCGCGCTTTACGGGACCGCTGCTTACCGTGTTGAACTGACCCGCATGCAGCCGACCTTTGCGATCAGCTGCCATCAGGACCAATGCGTACCCCATACCGGCAGTTTCAGTGCGCTCAGGTAACCGGCTGTTCAGCCTTGAGTTGCTCACGAAACGCCTTGGGTGAGAACCCGACCCGGCGGCGGAACAGCCGCGAGAAATTGGTCGGGTCGGAAAAACCCAGCACTTCTGACATTTCATTGATGGTCATGCTGGTGTACGTCAGCAGGCGCTTGGCTTCCAGCAATTGGCGGTCGTGCATGATCTGCAGCGCAGGCTGCCCACCCAATTCCCGACAGGTGCCGTTCAGGTGTGAGACCGAGATGCCCAGCTTGTGGGCCAAGTCTTCGATTTTCGGGTGTTCGCGGTAATGCTGTTCCACCAATTGGGTAAAGCGGCGGAAGTATTCACGCCCCCTCGGCGCGCGTGGGTGGCGCTTCTGGATAGCCTGG of Pseudomonas azotoformans contains these proteins:
- a CDS encoding MBL fold metallo-hydrolase — translated: MFSTLKRLTLATAALAFAAHAAAAELKLDVYNPGEAAIFPVTSVLVSGAKDAILLDAQFGKGQAEQLVQKIRASGKHLTTIYISHGDPDYYFGLDTLTAAFPDAKVLAPQPVVDHIKATVAGKLAFWGPKMGADKPSKTIVPQVLQGHSLSLEGQQLEVIGLDGAQPDRSFVWIPSIKAVVGGVVVAENIHVWMADTQSAQSHKDWLATLQRIEDLKPHTVIPGHYLGTPSVQSVKFTADYIKAFDAETAKAKDSAALIAAMKQRYPTLADESSLELSAKVAKGEMKW
- a CDS encoding LysR family transcriptional regulator — translated: MDRLQAMRVFVTVVDLGSQSAAADHLDLSRPVVSRYLAELEDWVGARLLHRTTRKLSLTAAGGETLPRCRQLLELCCDMQAAVSEPDDAPRGLLRLSVSTSFGQAQLAEAIAEYVKRYPLVTVDLQMLDRTVNLVDERIDLAIRTSNDLDPNLIARRLTLCRSVVCASPAYLLAHPAPQKVEDLAGHNCLTHSYFGKSLWHFEERGEHVSVPITGNITSNEASTLLRVTLAGAGVAMLPTYQAGDYIRRGELVRLLPDAEPRQMNIYAVYASRKHMPSALRSLLDFLVLRFPEEPAWDVGL